The DNA region AGAGCCAAGATCTTTTATAGATTGTGTCACTGTTTGGACCACCAATATAAAATTCGACAAAATGCAAACAATTGTAAATTTCCGGCGTAAACAAGGAATCCGAACCAAAACGAATAGCCGTCGTCTCCGCTCCTGAGTGCCGAATGATACAAGCTGTTGCCCCTATGACAGTCCCGAATGCTGCCACAACACTGAACTTACATCTCTTCTCGTCAAATCCTGCATCCACATCCATTAGTAGGAACAGCAATCAAAGGACATATACCATTAATCGGAACAGCAACGAGCTGAATCTGTGGTTTTCAAAATATAAAGAATGAAATATTAGTAGCATGTTTTTTTAGGGTAAATAACTCTGGTGTTTGGTAATTTTTGAAAGAAGTTTACATATGACTAGTCAACTGTGCCCCCTCTACCTTAATCCCCCGCACTCTTGTCGCTTCCGATGTACTCCAGTGACCTCCGCAGTACTGCGCCGCCACCACCGTCGTCGCCTTCTCAAGTACTCTCCATCACCCACCCGCACATCCTCACCCATTCCCTCAGTCTTCAAGCTCTCTGATGATTCcattcaaataaatttaaaaccaCCTCCTCTTACTTCCCTCCGACAATTCCAAACTCGACTACGTCAACTCCTTGATGACAGCCTCGAATCTTTTGACGACCTTAAAACTGTTATCACCGTTGATAACCGCGATGGAGGGGGGGTCGTAATCACTTGCAAGAGGTCCATCGTTGATTTTTTTGTTGCGATTTTACTTTCCAgtttcgtgattatttttacTTCCAGAGCTTTATTTAAGCTACGAAAATATGATGGTGAGAGGCTGATCTACAAGAGAGATCGGAGCCTTGGTGGCAGGGAAGTGGTGGTAGGGAAAAGTCAGGGCTCTTTGCCGACAACACATAAATCGGCGGCATCGAGTGGGGAAAATTCCGATTATTTTAATCAGAAGAAAATAAGACCGACACAGATGTGGGGAAGGAGGAAGGAAGTGTTACCTCAGTGGTGGCCTCAGGTTTTGAATTCGGGTTCCATTGAAACAAGCAATACGGAGGAATATCAAAGAATGGCTAATCAATTGACCCGAGGTAGGTTCTGTTTCTAATGTCTCTGTTATGGCGTATACGAAAGAAAGACCGTTCTGTGCTTCGAAATAGTTAGAGTTGACTTGATAGCACCCTGAATCTCACgccaaaatcatttaaatttttattttgaaatctcATCCCGGGCGCATGAGAAACGCGGTTATTGTTCTGGGATTGAGGTAGCACACTAATACGGAAGGAAAAGGGCGctgttcaattttttttttcaggcaGTGAAACTATCCTGTGGTATTTTTGTTTTGTTCCTGTGTTTCGGAGACTTAAGTGTCTGCATTTGAAATCCAAGGGTTTAACTtaatttgaaattgaaaattAAGATAAAGAGTGATTGAGTGAGTGAGTTCCTGCATCATCTTAGTTTATGATCTTGGATTTTGAGTCAGTTTAGCCCCTGTTTGAAGGTTCTCTGATCTTTTGACCTCAGTTCAAAGCTTAAACTTTAATTTCCAGAAATTATGGACCGCAAAATGAGCGGCCAAGACATTTTGGCAGATGACATTGTTCAGGTTTGCTCTTTCCTTCTAACTAGCATTCCTTTAAATATGATAGCTCATGAGTTTATCTCAATCTTTTAACTCTCACTTTATCTTTATAAGAACAATATGTGGTGTATTTTCTTCGGCTTGGAATTTCTAGTAGGTGCCGAGTCTGAGAGGCACTTATTGgtgttatatatttatttaaaaatttcagaGGAAATGTCGAGACTGATATTTATACGCTAGCTGCTGTCTTTTAGATGAGAAAATTAGTTACTATGTGATAGACAAGCAACATTGGAAAAGGCAGTGGCCAGAAATTAAGACCATGTTTTCACATTTTGATTTGTAATTTGCTCATTTGATGTGATTGGTCTGATTTATTTTTTGGTGCGGTGGGATCATAAAAATGCAATCAATGAACTTTTCCATTGCTcttcctctctctctctctctctctctctctctgtatatatatgtatgtatgtatgtatgtacgtatgtataTTTATGTTTCTATTATATGTTTGCATGTGTATGTGATTAGTCAAGACCGTGAGATACATTTATGGATGATTCAAGCATGAAGCACCAGGGATAGAGATTTTGTTTCAACTTTTTTTTatgttcaaaattcaaatgtcaATATACCATGTGCGCTATGAACATGGGATATCTTTTTTAAATATGAACTTATCTTGGTAGAAGTAGTTTTTAGAAACTATTGTGTATAAATAATGCCGTAGAGGGGACAAAATCAGTCTTAAGGTTTATTCTTGAATTTAAAGTGACTATATGCTGAGCTTAATTGTTTCTGTTGTCCAgggacaattttttttaaaagaaggtAAAAATAATGAACTTGATTTTAGGGCCTCAGCTGGGAAGCACCTTTGCATTGCATGTTGTTAAACATaagaagttgctgtcatttatATCCACATTTAAACTAAGAAGCAAAAAGAGAATGTGAGGATATATATCCTATTGGTGGGTTAATATCACGGAGGAAGACTGCCATTCTTGTGGTGATCATATTGGATAAGTTGCACAAACTTTACCCTGTTTGTTTGCATCTGGAGCTGACCAGTAAAATACAATTAAGTgatatttttgtcatttttcctGGGCGCCACAGTTACGTCATATATGCAAGTGCTATGGAGTGAGGTCCTTCACTGACACTGAAAATGCACGGGATTCTCTCTATCGTGCCTCAATCAACTTTGTTTTGAATTACTGTGAAAGGTATGTTTAAATATAGTATGCACAGCCGTGTAGAATTGCCAAGATGCATATCAGGTTCTTATGTCGTCTTATGTCATTTATCTTTTGGCAAATAAGTAACTTGATCTCGTTTTACCGTAGCATATCCGATATATCCACCTCCGTTCACATTAATGGTGAGGATGCCAGAGACTTTATTGCTGGGCTCGCTGATAACATTGGACTTGAGAACACTCGGGCTGCTAGAATGGTGTCCGCTGCTGTTGCTGCACACACACGATCTAGAATTCTGCAGGCATGGGTATGCTCCTCGGTACTTGCTACATGAGATATGATCATAGGTTTTGTCGCCAATATCTCTCTGAAAGATATACGAAACTCTCATTTTACAAATGTTTTTGGTCCAAGGTGTTTCCCAACATTAGAAATTCGGAGAAAGCTATTTTACGTCTGGCATTTTCTAAGTTACAGAATACCTCCCATCAAACATTATAACACATCTTATTCCTTGAAGATTAAAAATTGTGTACATACATTTCCcatatttaaaaaaagtttTCATCTAAACTactttgaatatacaaataaagaCATCTCAATATCCCTGGTGAAGGcaaatgttgtttttgatggtCAGATGTTTGATGGTGTCCTTCATGCCAAGGACATAACAATGATTGTACTTTTTCGCTTTAAGTATCTTATTTTAATAATCTTCTCTCAGGCATTAGAAgttcaaaataaacattctgAATCACTGGTCGAATTGTTCAAAGTATGTCTCATTCACCGGATCTTCCCTCCTGGGGAGAGTTCGGTAAGTGCTGTTGACTCCTTTTTGCTCTTGGAgttctttcatttttttacttggtgcaaaatattttcttcgCAGTTTTTAAGATAATATACGTGTCTGTGCCATCGATTCATCCAAATGCGCCCATGATAACAATTTTTTATGTACTGGTACTGGAAGATTAAATGGACTTTACATGTAAAAATGCCCATAGTGTGTTAGGTTTAAATGGGATCAACCCATTTAACTTATAATGGAATTGAACACTAACCGCCTGCATCCAAAATTGTCAATGCATATTTTATCCCAAAATCGCCCCATCCTGCCACGTCATACCTAGATTTGTTTGCctctttttatattttttcttgaCAATAAAACCGATTTATTATTTACATATTTCCAAGGAATTTCTGTGCTTTCAAGCCCACGATTCACTTAACTCAGTACGATaggttttaatatttttatatctgTTGCTGCAGCTCGAGATGGAAATGGTTGCCCGAGGCCTTGCAAAGTCTTTGAGCGTGGAACAAAGAGAATTGATTTTTACTTCATTCAGTATCATCTGTGGCCATGAAATGCATCAAAGCACGGCAGAAGCATTGGGTTTGGTATGCACAGTTTTGCCTTAGAGCTTCTAAACCCTTGTAGTCCATGTTAATGTTCCTTTGCCTATTGTACACGAGTATAGAAGCTTCCTAACCTACTGAATGCATTGAGTTTATCGCCTGTTGGGGAGAAGTAGAAAAAAATGGGCATGCAATTTTATAATATTCATGTACAGTGGGAGGAAGACTGCTCTCGCTTTTGTGTTGCCGTGAGTTTCGGTTGTCACAAGAAATGAAGCATAGATTATAGCATGAAAGTTGTGAACTCCATACAGTTTAATCATATATTCCTTAGTCCATTTGGTTTATTCTGTCTTCATtacaattatttaaatcattACAATTATTTAAATGGAACGTTGTTGTTCTTGCGAGGCTGACACAGGTAGGAGTGGAAGATCAATGAGGAAACCAGCGTTCATAAACTCTAGATTTCTTCATACAATTTGCTGATAGGTGTAGAGGTGAAAAACACGTAGCTCAAATTCTGTCTCCGCATTATGATTGTTGATTAATATGTCACGCACGATGTAACTTCAAATCAGGTATCGAAGAGTTTTGGGGAACATTCTTAGTTAGAGAAGTACAGGTTATGAAAAAGTGTATAACTTTCAgtatgataaataaatattagtAGATGCGAATGTTATTGACTAAATTGTCCTTTTTACGTgaataaaagatttgagttaatAGCAATTGACGCATGCATGAATTGGTTTACCCAAATTTGGAAATTCTGTATGGATTTGATGCAATTGACCTAACAAGAAAGTCTCAATCAAAATGCCGAAGCCATGCAACCCCGATGTGTAGCTTACGATTactaaatttgaattaaaacaAACGAGTTGTTCATAATAAGTAATTTCGACAAACTTGAGATTTGATCGTGTTTGCAATTTTATTGTGAACTAAGCCGATTTAGTGGTCATGTATATACGAGTAAAGTAGGGGATAAGACCTATTTTCGTTCTTATAGTTTGTCATATTTTTCGTTTCAGTCTCTCTTCATTGTTAACTGTTTAATTAATCTCTCAAGTTTCTGAATTCTTCTCAAATTTGTCCCTATCATTACCCGTTAAGATTAACGTTGACCCAACATGTGCCTCTCGTATGAGCCATTTCTTATCCCAAGTCTTCTTCCCATTTCAGTCTCCACAATTACAACCCTAATCCCCAGATCTCCCAAATCAGACGAGGGAAGGACGATTGGTTGGAGACACCACAGCGAACTCGAAGTACACTGTTTTCAACGATATAAGCATGATATACTTGATTAATTTGTTGTtgcaaattattaaactttTACGAACGATTTCTTTagaattttttgaaataattgTCGCTCATAGCATTGGAGTTTGAaggctaaatttttttttttcaatgtgGAATGTTTTGGCATTATTTGTTTCAGAAGTTGGAAATATTTCTTCATTTCAACTAAATCACGTTCTTTGAATACAAAAGCATAGTtgtagctttttttttttttttttaaaatttccattTCAGTCGAGAAACCTCTCATCGTACATTCACTGATTTTTCAATTTTCCATTTCAgccaatttttgaaatttcatatTAGTAGTAGATATTGGATTTGCTAAACTGGAAATCGTATATGGCTAAACGATGTACACATTCTCTGGAATTCACCCCAAATTATGgtaatgtttatgttttttaaGGTGATGGATTTCTTGATAAATTTATTGAGGTTTATGACATGTACTTATTTTAATATCTTATGTGTTTAGGCTGGATGGGAGAACCTATTCTTGTTACAATTAAATTGTACTACAATGTTGCAATGGAAACCAATAGTGTGAGGAAAATGTACAAAGGTGAGAGGATTGAATATTTTGATTTCATTGAATGGACAAGATATGTTTGATTGAACTTTGTGGTAATGATTGCAGAGGAAGTAGGATGCATGGAGAAGATAGGTGCAGATTTTAATCTGCACAAAGTCGGTAAATCTATGAACAATGGTAGGTATTTGAAAAGTGATGCTGATATGGTTGAAATTAGGAACCATGTCCCCAAAAACTTTGAAgtagaaatttattttgaacatgatgaatttatttcaataaacagaTAGATGCAACTGGTGTTTTAGAGAAACAAAAAGAAGTTCATACGATAACAAGGGTTGGAACCAATGATGAAGATGATGTTGAATCTTACCATAGtgaatttgattttgatgaaGATGAAAATTTTAAGGAGAAAGAGAAAAATATGATCATTGATAGTGATATTTCCAATGAGTTGTTTGAGAGAATGCAAGGTGATGAAGAGGACGATGATTGTGCCAAAAGCGATGAGTTAGGGAGTGTATTTGATTCTGAAGAGAAAGATCCAAATTTTTTTACCATATGAAGATTCAGAAAATCCCGATTTGAAGCTTGGTATGCTATTTAGTTTTAGAAAAGAGGCAAAGTTTGAGATAGAAAGTCATTATACCGAAAGAGGGATGTTGGTAAACTTTGTTAAGAATGACAAAAGTAGGCTTTGAGGTGCGTGGAAAAACCAAAGATGTAAGTGGGATATTCTTGAGTCACCAATTAATACAGACACTTGTTGGCAGATAAAGACATTCGAAGCTGGGCACAAAAAACTGGTTGAGTTCAAATTTTGTGAATAACACATGTGAATGCTTCAACAGCATGATTTTAGATGCAAGGGAAAAACCAATAATTtcaatgttaaaaaaattaagaaatttgTTGATGGCCAGGTTTCCAATGAACTTAGAAGAGGTCAAGAAATGGAATGGTGTAacgtgtccaaaaattaagTTGTGTTGGCGAAGAATTGTGATCGAGCTTTTCTTGTACTTTAAATCTCCAAATAAAATGTTGGTCTTTTATGCTCAAATAAATCGCAAGAGCACgagtcaagttataatataaTGTACGGAGTACGGATATCGTCTCACAGAGACTGTATCGagctattattattttcaaagatCAATCTTTAGCAAAACGTAGACAAAAATTTGAATTGTAAGTTGTCTAATAAATTCGAGGTAAATGTGATTAAAGGTATGAGTAAAGGTAGACAATTTAAAATGAAGTCTTAAAATCAACTAGACGCAAAATCAGTtgggaatctcggttcacctacccttAACTAATTCATATAATTGACTTCGACTTTTGTTCCGACTTTTGACAGGATCCCCTAAACTATTAACATTCTCTTTCAATATATGTTAAACTAACTTGACAAgatgaaataattaaatgtttttaacTACTTATCATATGTGAGTTGCATACATGATCCGTGGAATCCCCTACCTTTCGAACTATTAGACTATAACTATCAACGTGTATTCATTATCAAATGTCTATGCAAATTGTAAATCCACAGTTTGTGTtatttgttcatattgaaaCATATTTTATCGACTTCATtttcaatataaaatattatcaaagttaACTAAACTTCAATAAtcaaatgaaaaacaataaCACAATCAAGTATAATGCAAAAGTCGaacaattaattatataaaacaaGTTTCGGGAGAGGATCACATTAAATCTCAACAAAGAAAAGAGTTTAGCTCCTAAGCGACATAATAAAATCCCAAACAATACTTAAACAAGTGTTTAAGCTAGAAATACTAAAAGAAACCAATAATGAAAAAAGAACGCTGCACAAAAATCCCAAGTTCTTTGCTTACCTCCTCGACTCCAggctttttttttctcttccttGTGCTTGTTGGCTGTTGATAAAAACTGATATCTCCCTTAATTTTTCGTCCAATAAGGTATTTAGCCCTATTAAAAGCCTCCAAAAATCCTTCAAAGTTGGAAAATATTTGATCATGGAAAATTTCCTTCTTTGCTCGCGCTCGGACATGAATTCCTGGCTTAGCACAAGTTGTTCCATACTGCACTTCGTCAAGTTCTTCGGCGCTCTAGGACGGTCGAGAAATCCTGCCCTAGCGCGAGTTATGCTATCTCGTTCTTCCATGCTTCAACCTCTCGCGCTGGGATGGTCGAGCAATCCCGCCCCAATGCAATGTTATCCATCCCAATCTTGAATTTAACTTTTCTCACACTGGGGCAGTTTGGAACTACTGCCCTAGCGCGAGCTTTTCTGTCTTGCTTCTTCATCTTCAGCTAAAGTTTCATCTTTTCTACTCATTTCCTGCATATTCATAAAACTCGATGAGTCGTGATCATATGCAACAACTAACGACAAATTGAATAAATTTTAGACTCAATACACACAAAATTATGCAAATATAGACTCAAACgatgcaataaaacatgtaaataCGACTTATCGAATTGCAAGGATGCAGCTGATTTAGTCATTTGATGGCTAATGAGACACGCTTTAACATCACAGGGTTACACCAGCAACGCTTTGTcaacttgtatatatatatatatatatatatatgatatattaatatGAAAATAGTTAGCAAAATGAActtggtatttttttttaaaaaaaaacatattgttCTTAGCGTATTCGAAACAGTAGAGTTAATTATCAAACAAGAAGTTTAATCaatatcatttttcaaaatttatatattatttaaattaatatgtaaCCCGTGTAATATAAGACAAGTTTCACTTAGATTCAAAATTTAcgttttaaaactatttttaatatattttaaatgtactttcaaaattaaattctattaaataaaagaattgataaaataaatttatcaattttatgagTTATTTGCATCAAACGCCTTTGAAATATCGAAAATAGACATTTATTCACTGTGAAAGTTAAATAGGTATTCTAGATATTAACTTTTATGAGTTATTTGCACCGtgatatcttttaaaaaaattagactgtACTTAAATCTCTATTACTCAAAAAATTAGAATTGGCTCGAATCTCTATAActctttgtaaaaaaaaaaatttgggctgGGCTACGGCCCAGGACGAGCCAAGCATAGGTCCGTCCTTGCAGTACACATAAACCCAtgcataattataaaatttaatttgattaatttatgatttaaaatggtGCATGatacatgattaaattattttaaatattcatatgCTCATGTTTATAcaatttgtaaattttaaaaattaaggatttattccTTAAATCTGgggtaaatattttataatgacTTTTATgtcataattaatttttttaattagtatttaagttGTATTaggatttttagtattttacttaacaattttcaaaaaagagagagaagatCTAATCTTTTTTAAATTTGACATTTAGCTTTTTAAATTAAAAGGgtgggatttttattatattgaaTACAGTTTTAATCTACTAAACAACCCTCAAACTCACATAATCGTCAAAACCCACGCACACAATTCCTCTCTTTTATTCACGCACACACAAGCCACACGCACAAATCAGCCGAGCCTAGGATTTCTACTTTTCTTGGTCCTCTCATCACCAATCACTCAACCACACGTAGCACGGTGGATTCACGTCCCTTTTACGCAAGAAAACAACAAAAAAACGTTGCTCCGATCGCCCACCGACTTCCCCGCAACCATATTCGACGGTTCGAACGTTTAAAAACGCAAATGCATGTATAAACCCTTTTTTAACGCATCGATcatgttatatattgatatttgaTGATAACAGTGCATGAGAAACAATTTGATATGACTGCATATGAGTCAAAACAGTTTTAAAAGGACTTTGGACATTTGTGCATGGAACTCACATTTTCTTCCCAAAATTGTGGTGTGTACTTCGCCTGGGCTCCTGGGATGTTTCTGCTGTGTATG from Primulina tabacum isolate GXHZ01 chromosome 14, ASM2559414v2, whole genome shotgun sequence includes:
- the LOC142524297 gene encoding uncharacterized protein LOC142524297 isoform X2, with amino-acid sequence MTSQLCPLYLNPPHSCRFRCTPVTSAVLRRHHRRRLLKYSPSPTRTSSPIPSVFKLSDDSIQINLKPPPLTSLRQFQTRLRQLLDDSLESFDDLKTVITVDNRDGGGVVITCKRSIVDFFVAILLSSFVIIFTSRALFKLRKYDGERLIYKRDRSLGGREVVVGKSQGSLPTTHKSAASSGENSDYFNQKKIRPTQMWGRRKEVLPQWWPQVLNSGSIETSNTEEYQRMANQLTREIMDRKMSGQDILADDIVQLRHICKCYGVRSFTDTENARDSLYRASINFVLNYCESISDISTSVHINGEDARDFIAGLADNIGLENTRAARMVSAAVAAHTRSRILQAWALEVQNKHSESLVELFKVCLIHRIFPPGESSLEMEMVARGLAKSLSVEQRELIFTSFSIICGHEMHQSTAEALGLVGVEDQ
- the LOC142525407 gene encoding uncharacterized protein LOC142525407, which produces MAKRCTHSLEFTPNYGWMGEPILVTIKLYYNVAMETNSVRKMYKEEVGCMEKIGADFNLHKVGKSMNNGRYLKSDADMVEIRNHVPKNFEVEIYFEHDEFISINR
- the LOC142524297 gene encoding uncharacterized protein LOC142524297 isoform X1, producing the protein MTSQLCPLYLNPPHSCRFRCTPVTSAVLRRHHRRRLLKYSPSPTRTSSPIPSVFKLSDDSIQINLKPPPLTSLRQFQTRLRQLLDDSLESFDDLKTVITVDNRDGGGVVITCKRSIVDFFVAILLSSFVIIFTSRALFKLRKYDGERLIYKRDRSLGGREVVVGKSQGSLPTTHKSAASSGENSDYFNQKKIRPTQMWGRRKEVLPQWWPQVLNSGSIETSNTEEYQRMANQLTREIMDRKMSGQDILADDIVQLRHICKCYGVRSFTDTENARDSLYRASINFVLNYCESISDISTSVHINGEDARDFIAGLADNIGLENTRAARMVSAAVAAHTRSRILQAWALEVQNKHSESLVELFKVCLIHRIFPPGESSLEMEMVARGLAKSLSVEQRELIFTSFSIICGHEMHQSTAEALGLADTGRSGRSMRKPAFINSRFLHTIC